DNA sequence from the Aptenodytes patagonicus chromosome 13, bAptPat1.pri.cur, whole genome shotgun sequence genome:
TTTACTTCAGACTGCCCTTACACGGCAGCTATTGCTGGGGCAGATTGTTCATTTAAAGGTTACATTTTTAACTATCTCCTTTGCCCTGCTTTGCTTAATAAAAGCAAATGCTATGACACGTATAATCTTAAAGCACCGAACCCCTGTTCTTCCCCAAACTAAGTTGGAATTCGTATAGGCTTTTGGTCCTGATGGTGGAGTGGGATATGTTGTGTTCCTAAAGAGTTTACCATTGTTCGCTCTCTGGATTGGGGAAAGTGATgctctgttttttgttgtttgtttcctttggatGGCTTTTGACTTGCTAAGAAGCACAATGAGTCATTCATTTTTGATTAGTTGATTGATGACACTGCATGTGTGCACAATTGTTACAGAATATGGGATTTCTCTAGCCAACCATTCCCATTTGCAAATGCAATCTAATACCTGGGCTTTGGAAGAGGATGAAAGGAGTGCATATTATAACTGCCTATTGACTGAGcatgaaaacaacattttccttttaaaaaaaaaaaaaaaaaaaaaagcacgatGTTTATTTTCCTGGGACTGCTCtatcctataaaaaaaaaaaagtggttttgacTCTGCCTTTATTCCAGTAGAAGGAACAAGGCGATGAAACAGTCTAATTCTGATACAACTTAGACTTGCCTCAGGCCCAGTGCAATTTACACATACTTTAAGCACCTGAATTTGAACAATAAAGTACTGTAGATAATGTATTATTTTGCAACAGGATACCTAACTTCTTCTGGTTGTATTTTAGGATATTTGCAGGGACAGTGTTTGGAAATGTTGTTTTCAAtctgtgcaaacacagaaatgAGTCAGTTTGCATTTTGAGTACAACAGGCAAAAGCAGCTTTCTGGGAGGGCAGCAAAGGGGACTGGGGTAGGCTGTGCCAGGTGCAAATCCAGTGCAAAAAACCAGCAACCACGGGCTACTGAAACAAGCTGTGCTTCCAATTGCTGTGAAATCCTCCAAAGTGAACTGTAGctaaacaaacaaatattttgttgtctcagacagaaaaatgaaaacctaCCCAGCCAttggtttcttcctcctcttcgtGATCAGCTATGGCTCTTCTGAAAACTCAAGTACGTCTAGAGGGTGTGGACTGGATCTTCTCCCTCAGTACGTGTACCTGTGCGACCTGGATGCCATTTGGGGAATAGTTGTGGAGGCAGTTGCGGGGGCAGGTGTGCTGACGACGTTACTGCTGATGCTGATTTTGCTGGTGAGGCTGCCCTTCATCAAGGACAAGGAGAAGAAGAGCCCCCTGGGAATgcacttcctctttctttttgggACTCTCGGACTGTTTGGGCTGACGTTTGCTTTCATCATACAAGAAGATGAAACGGTGTGCTCTACCCGAAGATTTCTATGGGGAGTTATCTTTGCTTTGTGCTTCTCGTGCTTGCTAGCTCAAGCCTGGAGACTTCGCAGACTAGTTCGACATGGGAAGAGTCCATCTGGCTGGCATCTAGCTGGTGTGGCAATCTGCCTGATGCTCGTTCAGGTCATTATTGCAACCGAGTGGTTAATACTGACAATTGTCAGAGATAACAAGTTGGCCTGCAGCTATGAACCAATGGATTTTGCTATGGCTTTGATTTATGTTATGTTCCTGATGGTATTTACCATGGGATTTTCTCTTTTCACTctctgtggaaagtttaagaaatggaagaaaaatggagTATGCCTCattataacactttttttttccattctgatttGGGTAGCTTGGATGACTATGTACCTCTTTGGTAACGCTGAGCTAAAGAGAAGAGACAAATGGAGTGATCCCACTCTTGCTATTGCACTGGTGTCCAGTGGTTGGGTGTTTGTTATTTTTCATGCCATCCCAGAGGTCCACTGTACCATCCTTCCATCACAGCAGGAAAACACTCCCAATTATTTTGATACTTCACAGCCAAGGATGCGTGAAACTGCTTTTGAGGAAGATATACAGCTTCCTCGGAGCTACATggaaaataaagccttttcaATGGATGAGCATAATGCAGGTAAGAATTTACTATAGAAGACTATATTTTTCTGTAGTAGCCAAGAAAATCATCTGTATGAGACATTTTTCAGGTGTTCAAAACAAGAGTCATTACAAATAACATATTTTTCACACTACATATTGTTtccttttacaatttttattaagATATCACCTTGtgggggggaaaaatgaaaaaaatgcaatatagaAAATAAGTCTTTGGTTAAAATAATTCTTCTGCATGttgttttttcattgaaaaactgAACAATTTCAAATGCAAAGCCAATGCTGAAAGCCAAAAAAATGCACTGTGGAAAAAATAGCctctattttaaaatagtttaaattacattttttgtcaTTATCAGTTAACAACATTTAATATGAAATACTTTccaaaaacccaagaaaaaaaattgtgttctaTGTTACAAAATGCTCAGCCTCAGGcagcaaaataattattattaattatatatcCATTAAAATGGGATTTAATGCCACTTTGTGagactgtgggggaaaaaatgcaaagtgGCGTATAGACAAGTTCAAAGACAGTCTTTGTTCTGACAGCTTTAACCTCTGAACAGAGTATGCATAGATAGAGGTTTCCAGGTAATGGTGGCTTTCCTTGTCATAGCTGTTTGGTGACACAGAACAATGTGTGGTGACACATCATTAAAATctgcaatggaaatgtttttgagCCATTACTgaaagggccagcaacaactgttAGCTTGAGAGATCCAAACCATTGCCGGACGTTTAACCCATATCAGAAAATACACAGGGATGCTTATGTGACCAGAGATGGGAAGCACGAGCCTGATGGTGTTCTGTAGTGCAGGTTGCAGTCTGGTGCTGTCCCACGGTTGGATAAAGGGTTTCATTACTAGTTACACTGCTTTTCATTCACTCAAATGGAGAAGAGGACTTTGGAATCCCAGCCAATAGTTGCCACATGGCTTTGGCAGCCCGTAAAAGGCGGCTTGGGGCACGTTGTCCAGGCACTTCACCTTCCTATTCATCTTTATCTATCTTTGATTTCCTCTGGGTTTGATGTTTCCTCTGGATATAGACCAGACGTGGAGGAAAACAGTACTCTTCTTTGGCACAATGTCAGGTCAGGAAGGCATTTTTCCTCTAAGTGTTTTAGCAGGAACTTTAAAGGTCTCCTTCTAGTATGGAAGCTTTGAACAGAAAGGAGTTAAGTTCTGTGAGTATATTCCAAGGGCAgtggtaaaacaaacaaaaaatcgcATGGATAAAAGAATGGTTGTTTATTACTAATGttcgagcagcagaggcagcttcACAACAGACtgtaaaagcacttttttttttttttaactgtcctcCATCCcccattaaattaatttcatagtaAGGTAACTGCACTGGCTTCAGTGGAGCTATTTCTGACTAAGGCAGCTCTAAGAACAAAATTGGATCTTTCACTCTGTATTGTTCCCATTcatgcatacattttaaaaaagaactggAGGCTCCTTTTTGATCTAATCATTCAGTGATTAAGTTTTTTAGCGAAATGGATAGACGTATGATAGCCATAAAATCATTATAGTGTCTATTATAATGCAATTTATGTTCTGTTTTAATCTATCTGAATCTTACGCAGTACAATACAAAATAGATTTCCTTATCTGATGCCCTTATTAATATTTATCGTAATAAATGCATGTCACTCCTATTCCTATGGCATGTGGGAGAAGGATacataaatttttaataaatcaaaacaGATTCATTATTCCTTTGCAGCAGTTCTTTAAGTACAGACTTATGACAACGGGGTTTGGAGACAACACTTACTAGTATGGTAGAGACTTGAAGTAAATACAGGTAATAATATTCAAGTCACATATTACGGCTGCTGAAGTGTTAAATTAAGTCAGATCACTGTACTGATGGTTGTCAGTGGCTAAGCACCTGGAATCTATTAGCAATTGGCTCTCTGTAGGTATGTAGAGAATGTTCTcttcttttattcatttaattaaCCTCAATTCAAGAATTCATCATTAAGAGTTTAGAAATTAAAGGAAGGGTACTTTCTTCAATTATACTTAAGAATGATGTTTAAGAATATAAGATCTACTAGTTGTAAAATTTTGGAAGCCAGGATAACCAGAAAACACCTCTTAGTTCCCTGACTGTAATATCTGTTGTAGTAAGTAGTTAGCTTTAAATAGAAGACATGCTTGGATAAGTATTTTCTATTAATTCTTGTTATCTCTACTAATACttgtataaaataatttagtaattttgctcttttttcttttttttttttttaagattttaagcAGCATTTTAAGAACCTGAGAAACCTTTAAACTGTAGGTTCAAACAAGCATGTTTTCCTCGTTTCTCGCTTTCTTAGCAAAATGTAGCTCCAAGTTACACATAACAACAAGAACTGTTCTATTCCAGGAATATCATTAAGCATTaataaagcaaaactattttaaagtcAATTATTTAAACATCATTTAAACAATATACTGATCTGGGATTTTAATATTCATATGATAGATAAGTTGAAATATCTACTTAAAAGAGTTATTTTCATACCTGTGTCTTGTAAAAATGTTAGTAAAGTATTTAGAAACCCTGGAAAAAGGCAACTTGAACAAGTTCTCAGTGCTCTCTGGAAGTGCAGTGCACACTAGTAGGGCAACTAGTATGGCAGAGAATTTGCCTCATACATGAAAAATCTGGATGTGAAATGTAGAATGCTACAGCTGTCAATAAACCCAAGCCTAAGCAGCTCTGGTACTCACTGAATTTCATTTATGACCTTTTACAAGTTACCCTCAGAGCCAATGCCTAAAAACAAagttaacaaaatttaaaatacatgttaaaaGGAGACTTTGACATGACATTTGCTCAAATCTTCTTGgcactatttttttttacctataCATACTCTATGCAAGTAGATGTATTTAATAGTaatggagaaagcagaaagaaaaatggtaaatctggtatgagaaaaaaattccaaaatgaGTATTTTGACAAGCTTTTTCTGATTCTCATGTTAAAAGAATTTCAGACTTTTTGCAATAGTAGGGAAGGAAAATCTAGCAATATGAAATTGAATTTACTGGCCCTTTAAGATAACTTTGAAATGACCATGGAAATTTTGTGTAAATATTTTgtgtaaatgtataaatattttaatgatagtATGCattataaagagattttttttctttatatgtactAGCAAATACCAGTGTAATCATTTGTGTTTAACACACAATAAGAAGCCAAACTACAAAGAAAGAATACTACTGACCCTGAGATggttaaatataaaataaaaattacataattCTAGAGTAGgcattttcatcttttgttctCCCAGTGTTCTGCaaaaatacctaattttaaaatatagagCAAGTGAGCGTCTGTGTGTATCTGAAGTCAACAACTGAGCATTTGCAGGGCTGGATTTCTAAATTTCTGTGCTAAATCAATAGTGTTCATCTCTGTGCACAACTCCCAAAGAGAGGAGTAGCAGTGGATAGAGGACAGCATATGGCAGTAGGATCCATTGAAATCTTGTTCCACACAGTGCAACTGTATTAAATCCTGGCTTCATTAAAGTCTATGCTGAAATTCTTGTAAACTTCAGCTCATTCAGGATTTCAGGCAGAGAGTGTAGAattgtaattttaattaaatctaaGAGAAATTAAGAAGATACTAAGAAAATATCAGCTCACAAATGAGTATTGCCCGTTTTAACCACGCAAGTCGCATGGATAAATGAGCTCTGTTCCCTGGCCACATCTGAATTCAGTGAAGCCGTTATTTACCCCCGAAGTAAAAAGAGAGTTTGTATGTGCCAGTCCCTGGACTGGCTCAGAGAGAAAGAAGCATATCCCTAACTATGCATCTCTCTCATTCACAGTATACATCTTGAATACCAACTTGTGCTAAAATTAATGGAGACACAGACGTATTTCTGGTATAAACATTCAGAAGGACAATCAGTATCTTCCCTTTTGCTTCAGTCATTTGCCATGTTTAAGCTATTTGAAAGCAATATTTACTTCATATTTCTAGTTTCTCAGAGTAAATATAATCTGAAACATCTGGAAAATCCTTATGTGCTAGTCATGCTGAAGTAATGCTCAGGGGGGTTGTGAGCATGCTTTACTGGCTCGAGCAATGTTTTGGATCCCTGTCCTCTGAATTTGATAGAAGGCAAAATGTAATATCATTTTACTTAACCCCACAGTATCCAGACCAATACAGTAAGCACTTTGCAAACTACATTGTGCAAGATACATCAAAGGTTTGATGATTGAAAACATTCAGCTCCTATTGAAATGAGACTAAGCAAACTTCAAAAATTTGGTTCCAATAAATTTTTTCCCGTTCCACAGCAAACAGTTAATTTTATGTAAAACTGATTCTTCTGAGATCCATCCCAAATATGTAAGAAAAACTGCTGTTCAAAAGCAATGTGAAAACTGGTATGGCAGCACGAAAgttaaaatcaatggcaaagtTCCCAATAACTAAACTGGAAGCAAGGTACTTTTATGATTTCAAAGGAGATGCACAGCATTAATTGTGTTCCTAAGAACGATCTCTCTTTTCTAAACACAGCGCTAAGAACGGCAGGATTTCGAAACGGCAGTTTGGGAAGCCGACCTAGTGCTCCTTTTAGAAGCAATGTTTATCAGCCAACTGAGATGGCAGTTGTGCTAAATGGTGGGACTGTAAGTATCAAAATGTGATGATTTAAGAAATCTTTGATATGCACTGATATAATTGAAAACCCTGCTTTTAGCTTATTCACAGCAGGAGGGAAAGCTATAAATGAAAATTCGGGCAGCAAGTATGCATGTAATGCTTCCCTTCCCTCTAGAAAAGATGTAATTacaaagtattttgcatttctttactTGGCCGTTCACATTATGCAGCGTAGCTTGAGTGAACCAAGTTCTTTGGTGAGACTACATATTCAATGGccctttcaaattaaatttgtgTTAAGGTATTTAACATAACTATTAAGCAACACAACTTCtaacctgatttttttcaagaTGATGTGAGTCACACAAATGTTTGCAGGCCAGTATGTTACTTTAAATAAGAATCATTGTTGCAGATATGTCACATATCTTccattttcttgtaaaatgtaTGTAATTCTTTGTAAGTAAGTTACAGATGTGTACGTCTCTGGGAAAGGGAT
Encoded proteins:
- the GPRC5B gene encoding G-protein coupled receptor family C group 5 member B, whose product is MKTYPAIGFFLLFVISYGSSENSSTSRGCGLDLLPQYVYLCDLDAIWGIVVEAVAGAGVLTTLLLMLILLVRLPFIKDKEKKSPLGMHFLFLFGTLGLFGLTFAFIIQEDETVCSTRRFLWGVIFALCFSCLLAQAWRLRRLVRHGKSPSGWHLAGVAICLMLVQVIIATEWLILTIVRDNKLACSYEPMDFAMALIYVMFLMVFTMGFSLFTLCGKFKKWKKNGVCLIITLFFSILIWVAWMTMYLFGNAELKRRDKWSDPTLAIALVSSGWVFVIFHAIPEVHCTILPSQQENTPNYFDTSQPRMRETAFEEDIQLPRSYMENKAFSMDEHNAALRTAGFRNGSLGSRPSAPFRSNVYQPTEMAVVLNGGTIPTAPPSYTGRHLW